From a single Pseudomonadota bacterium genomic region:
- a CDS encoding NAD(P)/FAD-dependent oxidoreductase — MTQRALRRDFDVAVIGGGVVGCALFRAFGLAGAATVLIERGPDILSGASKANSAILHTGFDAPEGSLELACMRRGYAEYLRVHERLNLPLLKTGALVVAWSEAELERLAKIRDKAAANGIADTSLIGAGELRALEPGLAEGALGAVVVPGESVIDPWSAPLAYVSQGLAHGGWVRRGIAVTAGVREERGWRLETTGGPITARVVVNAAGLHGDLVEAIARPSPFVIRPRKGQFLVYDKPASRLINRIILPVPTERTKGIVLVRTAYGNLLVGPTAEDQGSRDDAGVDQARLGELMELGQRRLPGLARIPVTTAFAGLRPATQFADYQIEALPDRAWITVAGIRSTGLTGSLGIAQHVLGLYERQLGGKVSHSQPIWTPVPNLAEERPRPWQSKECGEIVCHCELVTRSEIEAAFAGPLPARDWGGLKRRTRAMLGRCQGFYCSARVAELADPHLAKPLARVLP, encoded by the coding sequence ATGACCCAGCGGGCCCTTCGCCGGGATTTCGACGTCGCCGTGATCGGCGGCGGTGTGGTGGGCTGCGCCTTGTTTCGCGCCTTCGGTCTCGCCGGCGCCGCCACGGTCCTGATCGAGCGCGGCCCCGATATTCTGTCGGGCGCCAGCAAGGCCAACAGCGCCATCCTGCACACCGGCTTCGATGCGCCCGAGGGCAGTCTCGAGCTCGCCTGCATGCGCCGGGGCTATGCCGAGTATCTCAGGGTCCATGAGCGCCTGAACCTGCCTCTCCTCAAGACCGGCGCCTTGGTGGTGGCGTGGAGCGAGGCGGAGCTGGAGCGCTTGGCGAAAATTCGCGACAAGGCCGCGGCCAATGGGATCGCCGATACGAGCCTCATCGGTGCCGGCGAGCTCCGCGCCCTCGAGCCCGGGCTTGCCGAGGGTGCTCTGGGTGCTGTGGTCGTGCCCGGGGAGTCGGTGATCGATCCCTGGTCGGCACCGCTTGCCTATGTCTCCCAGGGGCTCGCCCATGGCGGCTGGGTGCGTCGCGGCATCGCCGTGACCGCGGGCGTACGGGAGGAGCGGGGATGGCGCTTGGAGACCACCGGCGGCCCGATCACGGCTCGGGTGGTGGTGAACGCGGCCGGGCTCCATGGCGACCTCGTCGAGGCGATCGCGCGACCGAGCCCTTTCGTCATTCGGCCGCGCAAGGGCCAATTCCTCGTCTACGACAAGCCGGCAAGTCGGCTCATCAATAGAATCATTCTCCCGGTGCCGACCGAACGGACCAAGGGCATCGTGCTGGTGCGCACCGCCTACGGCAATCTGCTCGTGGGTCCGACCGCCGAAGATCAGGGGAGCCGGGATGATGCCGGCGTCGACCAGGCGCGTCTGGGTGAGCTCATGGAGCTGGGGCAGCGCCGCCTGCCGGGCCTGGCGCGGATTCCCGTCACCACCGCCTTTGCCGGGTTGCGGCCGGCAACGCAATTCGCCGACTACCAGATCGAGGCCTTGCCCGATCGGGCCTGGATCACGGTTGCCGGCATCCGGTCGACCGGGCTCACCGGCTCCCTCGGGATCGCCCAGCACGTGCTCGGCCTCTACGAGCGGCAGCTCGGCGGCAAGGTCTCACACTCCCAGCCGATCTGGACGCCGGTGCCCAATCTGGCGGAGGAGCGTCCGCGGCCCTGGCAAAGCAAGGAGTGCGGCGAGATCGTCTGCCATTGCGAGCTGGTGACGCGAAGCGAGATCGAAGCAGCATTCGCCGGTCCGCTGCCGGCCAGAGATTGGGGCGGGCTCAAGCGACGCACACGGGCGATGCTGGGTCGGTGCCAGGGATTCTATTGCAGCGCCCGCGTGGCCGAGCTCGCCGACCCGCATCTGGCGAAACCCCTCGCCCGAGTCCTCCCGTGA
- a CDS encoding tartrate dehydrogenase gives MREHKIAAIPADGIGPEVIAAGIEVLRALAARAGDFRLVVEEFPWGSAYFRQHGRMMPEDGLDRLRPFDAIFFGAVGAPDLPDHVTLWGLRLPICQGFDQYANVRPTRILPGLKGALRDCRPEDLDWVIVRENSEGEYAGNGGRTHRGFPEEVATETAIFTRAGVERVMRFAFALARSRPRKHLTVVTKSNAQRFGLVLWDEIAAEVGRSFPDVSVDKELVDAMTVRMVKRPASIDTVVATNLHADILSDLAGALAGSLGVAPTANLNPERRFPSMFEPIHGSAFDITGKGIANPIATFWTGAMLLEHLGEADASQRLMRAVEHVTRSGCWTPDLGGSATTREVTKAVCEAIQASNL, from the coding sequence ATGCGTGAGCACAAGATCGCCGCCATTCCCGCCGATGGCATCGGCCCCGAGGTCATCGCCGCCGGCATCGAGGTGCTGCGGGCGCTGGCGGCGCGCGCCGGGGATTTTCGCCTGGTGGTCGAGGAGTTTCCATGGGGATCCGCCTATTTTCGCCAGCACGGGCGGATGATGCCGGAGGACGGCCTCGATCGCCTGAGGCCGTTCGATGCGATCTTCTTCGGCGCCGTCGGCGCGCCGGATCTTCCCGATCACGTGACGCTCTGGGGATTGCGGCTGCCGATCTGCCAAGGCTTCGACCAGTACGCCAATGTCCGGCCGACGCGGATCCTGCCCGGCCTCAAGGGGGCGTTGCGCGACTGCCGCCCCGAGGATCTCGACTGGGTCATCGTGCGCGAGAACAGCGAGGGCGAGTATGCGGGCAATGGCGGACGCACCCATCGCGGCTTCCCCGAAGAGGTCGCAACCGAGACCGCCATCTTCACCCGGGCCGGGGTCGAGCGGGTGATGCGCTTTGCCTTCGCCTTAGCCCGATCGCGGCCGCGCAAGCACTTGACCGTCGTCACCAAGTCGAACGCGCAGCGCTTCGGTCTGGTGCTCTGGGATGAGATCGCGGCCGAAGTCGGTCGAAGCTTTCCCGATGTCAGCGTGGACAAGGAGCTGGTCGACGCCATGACCGTGCGCATGGTCAAGCGGCCGGCGAGCATCGATACGGTGGTGGCGACCAATCTGCACGCCGACATTCTGAGCGACCTTGCGGGCGCGCTCGCCGGCAGCCTGGGCGTGGCGCCGACCGCCAACCTCAACCCCGAGCGGCGGTTCCCTTCGATGTTCGAGCCGATCCATGGCTCGGCCTTCGACATCACCGGCAAGGGCATCGCCAATCCGATCGCGACATTCTGGACGGGCGCGATGTTGCTGGAGCATCTGGGCGAAGCCGACGCCTCGCAGCGGCTGATGCGCGCGGTCGAGCACGTGACCCGGAGTGGCTGCTGGACGCCCGATCTCGGCGGAAGCGCGACGACGCGCGAGGTGACCAAGGCGGTCTGCGAGGCGATCCAGGCGAGCAACCTCTGA
- a CDS encoding serine hydrolase, which yields MGFYVASAELGRVGETVVASTLAEFRSQGLEPDRFAMSLLLHPGKLTLGDPPLEAPVGFGYRSAEPFYPCSVVKLFYLVAAQARLAEGAIQFHEALDLAMRDMMLYSSNTATNYVIDLVTGTTGDTLLDEAALGDWSHRRQWVNRYFAGLGWPELSSINVSQKLMDDVRYGRERQLLGPAGQNHNRLTTDATARLIYELFRGRVVDPEHSWAVLDYLRRPLDPEWVAAEPLAQVTGFFGEPMPTGTRLWSKSGWSGWLRDPISSWGRHDAAYCEPPSGPAFTLVAFTQGKTISQNFRCLPFIAASVLQELARL from the coding sequence ATGGGCTTCTATGTCGCAAGCGCAGAGCTGGGGCGCGTCGGCGAGACCGTGGTCGCGTCGACGCTTGCCGAATTTCGATCCCAGGGGCTCGAGCCCGATCGCTTTGCCATGAGCTTGCTCCTGCACCCGGGGAAGCTGACCCTCGGGGATCCGCCGCTGGAGGCGCCGGTCGGATTCGGTTATCGCTCGGCGGAGCCCTTCTATCCCTGCAGCGTGGTCAAGCTGTTCTATCTCGTCGCCGCGCAAGCGCGGCTCGCCGAGGGCGCCATCCAATTCCACGAGGCGCTCGATCTCGCCATGCGCGACATGATGCTCTACTCCAGCAACACGGCGACGAACTATGTCATCGACCTGGTGACCGGCACCACCGGCGACACGCTCCTGGACGAGGCCGCGCTCGGCGATTGGAGCCATCGGCGCCAATGGGTCAATCGCTACTTCGCCGGGCTCGGCTGGCCGGAGCTGTCGTCGATCAACGTCTCCCAGAAGCTGATGGACGACGTCCGCTACGGCCGGGAACGGCAGTTGCTCGGGCCCGCCGGCCAAAACCACAACCGGCTCACGACCGATGCGACGGCCCGCCTCATCTACGAGCTGTTCCGGGGCCGCGTCGTCGATCCCGAGCACTCCTGGGCCGTCCTCGACTATTTGCGCCGGCCCTTGGACCCCGAATGGGTGGCGGCCGAGCCCCTGGCGCAGGTCACGGGCTTCTTCGGCGAGCCCATGCCGACAGGCACCAGGCTCTGGTCGAAGTCCGGCTGGAGCGGCTGGCTCAGGGATCCGATCTCGAGCTGGGGCCGCCACGATGCGGCCTATTGCGAGCCGCCTTCGGGTCCGGCCTTCACGCTCGTCGCCTTCACCCAGGGCAAGACCATCAGCCAGAATTTCCGCTGCCTTCCCTTCATCGCCGCTTCGGTCCTGCAGGAGCTGGCGCGGCTGTAG
- a CDS encoding Rieske 2Fe-2S domain-containing protein, protein MSGAPAAIWVAACAADDVEREDVVRFDHDGRTYAIYHSPDDAYYATDGLCTHEEAHLAEGFVSGTIIECPKHNGRFDYRTGEAKGAPVCVNLKIYPVKIEAGRIFIDLA, encoded by the coding sequence ATGAGCGGGGCACCCGCGGCGATCTGGGTCGCCGCCTGCGCCGCCGATGATGTCGAGAGGGAGGACGTCGTCCGCTTCGACCATGACGGCCGAACTTACGCGATCTATCATTCGCCCGACGATGCCTATTACGCGACGGACGGCTTGTGTACCCACGAGGAAGCGCATCTCGCCGAGGGCTTCGTCAGCGGAACCATCATCGAGTGCCCGAAGCACAACGGCCGCTTCGACTACCGGACCGGCGAGGCCAAGGGCGCCCCGGTCTGCGTCAACCTCAAGATCTATCCGGTCAAGATCGAGGCGGGCCGAATCTTCATCGATCTCGCCTGA
- a CDS encoding fatty acid desaturase family protein, with translation MAVESRARDYSLIGPEGAKAQEKGLAGAAWYQSPIPRKQLKDLMQRSDGPALRDTAIWIAALALSGSAAAWLWGTWWCVPAFFVYGVLYGSSSDSRWHECGHRTAFKTRWMNDVVYQLACFMILREPTVWRWSHARHHTDTIIVGRDPEIAVPRPAYIPGILLNLFALKSGAKAVRLLFIHAAGRLAPEEETFIPEAEHGRVYVVARIYLAIFAAVAAACAAVASILPAMLIGLPTFYGGWLAVVFGVTQHAGLAEDILDHRLNSRTVTMNPLLRFLYWNMNYHVEHHMFPAVPYHALPRLHAVVKSDCPPPYPSLWAAYAEIVPALLRQSKDPSYCVRRMPGAVAGSR, from the coding sequence ATGGCAGTCGAGTCGAGGGCGCGCGACTACAGCCTCATCGGCCCGGAGGGGGCGAAGGCCCAAGAGAAGGGCCTGGCCGGTGCTGCTTGGTACCAGTCTCCGATCCCACGCAAGCAGCTCAAGGACCTGATGCAGCGCTCGGATGGGCCCGCCCTCCGCGACACCGCGATTTGGATCGCCGCCCTGGCGCTGTCCGGCTCCGCCGCGGCCTGGCTCTGGGGCACGTGGTGGTGCGTGCCGGCCTTCTTCGTCTATGGCGTGCTCTACGGCTCCTCCTCGGATTCGCGCTGGCATGAATGCGGCCATCGCACCGCCTTCAAGACGCGCTGGATGAACGATGTCGTCTACCAGCTTGCCTGCTTCATGATCTTGCGCGAACCGACTGTTTGGCGCTGGAGCCATGCGCGTCATCACACCGATACGATCATCGTCGGCCGCGATCCGGAGATCGCCGTGCCGAGGCCGGCGTATATCCCCGGCATCCTGCTCAACCTCTTCGCGCTGAAGTCGGGCGCGAAAGCGGTGCGGCTCCTCTTCATCCATGCCGCCGGCCGGCTCGCGCCGGAGGAAGAGACCTTCATCCCGGAAGCCGAGCACGGTAGAGTCTATGTGGTTGCCCGTATCTATCTGGCGATCTTCGCCGCGGTCGCCGCCGCCTGCGCTGCTGTCGCCAGCATCCTGCCCGCCATGCTGATCGGTCTGCCGACCTTCTACGGCGGCTGGCTCGCCGTCGTCTTCGGCGTGACCCAGCATGCCGGTCTCGCCGAGGACATCCTCGACCACCGGCTCAACAGCCGCACGGTCACCATGAACCCGCTGCTGCGCTTCCTCTACTGGAACATGAACTATCACGTCGAGCATCACATGTTCCCGGCGGTGCCTTATCACGCGCTGCCGAGGCTGCACGCCGTGGTCAAAAGCGACTGTCCGCCGCCCTATCCGAGCTTGTGGGCGGCCTACGCCGAGATCGTTCCGGCGCTGCTGCGCCAATCGAAGGATCCGAGCTATTGCGTAAGACGCATGCCCGGCGCCGTTGCGGGGAGTCGATGA
- a CDS encoding fatty acid desaturase: MAEIVGDWFRPGVDRKTLKELMRRSDLVPLTRLAGFLGALAASGWVSYAYWGTLPGALAFIVYGAIYGFIESLRHETHHRTAFRSPAINAAVHWLAGFMGVNEPLSDRWLHTKHHSHTYRTGIDPEIQTPRPPNLVLIALDLFRLRSLPAKLSRIVSLASGRFEPVLAAEVPEAERPAIVWSARAMLAGYAAIILASAALQSWMPLVYTFGARMSGAWLHMLAAYTQHAGLPENVDDFRVNTRTIISNPILRFLYWNMNYHIEHHMFPLVPFYHLPKLHRLIKDDLPAPYRGFPDAWLEIVPVLIAQRRDPNIFIRRGPLQEH, translated from the coding sequence ATGGCGGAAATCGTCGGCGATTGGTTTCGCCCCGGGGTCGACCGCAAGACCTTGAAGGAGCTCATGCGCCGTAGCGACCTGGTCCCGCTGACGCGGCTTGCGGGTTTCCTTGGCGCGCTCGCGGCGTCGGGGTGGGTGAGCTACGCCTATTGGGGCACGCTGCCGGGCGCGCTGGCATTCATCGTCTATGGCGCGATCTATGGATTCATCGAGTCGCTTCGGCACGAGACTCACCACCGCACCGCCTTTCGCTCGCCCGCCATCAATGCGGCGGTCCATTGGTTGGCCGGCTTCATGGGCGTCAATGAGCCGCTCAGCGACCGTTGGCTTCACACCAAGCATCACTCGCACACCTACCGGACCGGGATCGATCCGGAGATCCAAACGCCGCGGCCGCCGAACTTAGTGCTGATCGCGCTCGATTTGTTTCGGTTGAGATCGCTCCCGGCAAAGCTCTCCCGGATCGTGAGCTTGGCCTCAGGGCGCTTCGAGCCGGTTCTGGCGGCAGAGGTGCCGGAAGCGGAAAGACCGGCGATCGTGTGGTCGGCGCGGGCCATGCTGGCGGGATATGCGGCCATCATCCTCGCCTCGGCGGCGTTGCAGAGCTGGATGCCGCTCGTCTACACCTTTGGTGCGCGGATGTCGGGGGCTTGGCTGCACATGCTCGCCGCCTACACCCAGCATGCCGGCCTGCCGGAGAATGTCGACGATTTCCGGGTGAATACGCGGACCATCATCTCGAATCCGATCCTGCGCTTCCTCTATTGGAACATGAACTATCACATCGAGCACCACATGTTCCCGCTGGTGCCGTTCTATCATCTGCCGAAGCTGCACCGGCTCATCAAGGACGATTTGCCCGCACCCTATCGTGGCTTTCCCGATGCCTGGCTCGAGATCGTGCCGGTTCTGATCGCCCAGCGGCGCGACCCGAACATCTTCATCCGCCGCGGTCCGCTGCAGGAACATTGA
- a CDS encoding carbohydrate ABC transporter permease: MARPLASHGPLQYVLLPTIVLAIVLPFLWILMSSFKYQIDIYQGSWVFAPTLSNYIDVFLSRRSDFLSNVWNSLVVAGASTVSVLTLGALAAYSLHRFVWAKWFSVGLLGWLLVFHMIPVMTLVGPWYLVFRELGLYDTRAALILTHVTINLPMTIWLLLAFFREIPKELEEAAEIDGCRRAQAFRLVALPLVVPGLIAAGVLAFVFSWNEFAIALNLTSRATATVPVGIALFAQQYEVQHSQMAAASIVATIPAILLMFFGQRFVIQGLTLGAVK; the protein is encoded by the coding sequence ATGGCTAGACCGCTCGCCTCCCATGGCCCGCTGCAATACGTGCTGCTGCCGACGATCGTGCTTGCGATCGTGCTGCCGTTCCTCTGGATCCTGATGAGCTCGTTCAAATACCAGATCGACATCTACCAGGGTTCCTGGGTGTTTGCCCCGACCTTGAGCAACTACATCGACGTGTTCCTGTCGCGCCGCTCCGATTTCCTCAGCAATGTTTGGAACAGCCTCGTCGTCGCCGGCGCCAGCACCGTGTCGGTGCTCACCCTAGGCGCGCTCGCCGCCTATTCGCTCCATCGCTTCGTCTGGGCCAAATGGTTCTCGGTCGGCCTCCTCGGCTGGCTGCTCGTCTTCCACATGATTCCGGTGATGACCTTGGTCGGGCCCTGGTATCTGGTCTTCCGCGAGCTCGGTCTCTACGACACGCGCGCAGCATTGATCCTGACCCATGTCACCATCAACTTGCCGATGACGATCTGGCTGTTGCTGGCGTTCTTCCGCGAGATCCCGAAGGAGTTGGAGGAGGCCGCCGAGATCGACGGTTGCCGGCGGGCCCAGGCCTTCCGGCTGGTGGCCTTGCCTCTGGTCGTCCCTGGGCTCATCGCCGCCGGCGTTCTCGCCTTCGTCTTTAGCTGGAACGAGTTCGCGATCGCCCTCAACTTGACCTCGCGAGCGACCGCGACGGTGCCGGTTGGCATCGCCTTGTTCGCGCAGCAATATGAGGTGCAGCACAGCCAGATGGCGGCCGCCTCGATCGTGGCGACGATTCCTGCAATTCTCCTCATGTTCTTCGGCCAGCGTTTCGTCATCCAGGGTCTGACCCTGGGCGCCGTCAAATGA
- a CDS encoding sugar ABC transporter permease translates to MGDAARPLRRRLGKKLDAAFPYWSLLPAILLFLGLSVYPILRLLHMSLSTISFEGGVERVAFAPMANVALLLNDPVLRPAIVNTLVFVAVSVAAEMIIGLALAIFVSRVRRGKGPMRTVMILPILVPPVAIGSMWRLIYNYDFGVINQAIGVLGIERVDWLGQPSLALVSVIIVDVWHWVPFIFLILFAAVEALPVDVIEAAHLDGASRGQITRHVILPLLMPATAVAFVFRAVLAFKTFDEVFLLTAGGPGTATDLISLHIYNVFFVQNQLGYGAMLSISLILMIVSLLLVGRRAALRVQVRHG, encoded by the coding sequence ATGGGTGACGCTGCCCGGCCCTTGCGCCGACGCTTGGGCAAGAAGCTGGACGCGGCCTTTCCCTATTGGAGCCTGCTTCCGGCCATCCTCTTGTTCCTCGGCCTCTCGGTCTACCCGATACTGCGCCTTCTGCACATGAGCCTGTCGACCATCAGCTTCGAAGGCGGCGTCGAGCGCGTCGCCTTCGCGCCTATGGCCAATGTCGCTCTCTTGCTGAACGATCCCGTGCTCCGCCCGGCGATCGTGAACACGCTCGTCTTCGTCGCGGTCTCGGTCGCTGCCGAGATGATCATCGGGCTCGCGCTTGCGATTTTCGTCTCCAGGGTCCGGCGCGGCAAAGGCCCGATGCGCACCGTCATGATCCTGCCGATCCTGGTGCCGCCGGTCGCCATCGGCAGCATGTGGAGGCTCATCTACAACTACGATTTCGGCGTCATCAACCAGGCGATCGGGGTGCTCGGGATCGAGCGCGTGGATTGGCTGGGCCAGCCCAGCCTGGCGCTGGTCTCGGTCATCATCGTCGATGTCTGGCATTGGGTCCCGTTCATCTTTCTCATCCTGTTTGCCGCGGTCGAGGCGCTGCCGGTCGACGTGATCGAGGCCGCCCATCTCGACGGCGCCAGCCGCGGACAGATCACCCGCCACGTCATCCTGCCTTTGCTGATGCCGGCGACCGCGGTCGCCTTCGTCTTCCGTGCCGTGCTCGCCTTCAAGACCTTCGATGAGGTCTTCCTGCTGACCGCCGGCGGTCCCGGCACCGCGACCGACCTCATCAGCCTGCATATCTACAACGTCTTCTTCGTCCAGAACCAACTGGGCTATGGTGCGATGCTGTCGATCTCGCTCATCTTGATGATCGTCTCGCTCCTATTGGTCGGCCGACGCGCGGCGCTCCGGGTGCAGGTTCGCCATGGCTAG
- a CDS encoding extracellular solute-binding protein: MALRKPYAAAILAIALALFMHGPATAQIGKQAPITIEINSSPWYAGFEAVVGRYEKETGNKVTLDVTPYNGMLEKARNAVRGSTSPYDLVNLDTQWTIEFYEGGFLKPLTEIEPGYALPPEVLTCGNSHYWNPQKRFRTPNGGQLMAVVPNCNTHVLVYRKDLFDQAGLAAPKTYDDLFAACRKLQKKPDLYGFITRGERGNGIRFDWMPFMLGYGAEIVADAENGDYTVTVNSPKALQALDTFKKLMVECGPANYASIGQADMIQLMASGKALTMQSVIAAWSNLEDPTKSAIVGKAAAAVDPAPVGGKPGVVIGNWNLAVPKNVPADRQKAAMTFLKWFVGKEAQRAYAEAGAIPVRADVLASDLAQNPKYRWMAAYNEGMKTAQQVLGYAEGAEVEQVLGLRLNQALIGELTPAAALNNAAKEISAIFTRTGRKTGMLAPLSE, from the coding sequence ATGGCCTTAAGAAAACCATACGCCGCAGCGATCTTGGCGATCGCGCTCGCCCTCTTCATGCACGGGCCGGCAACGGCCCAAATCGGCAAGCAGGCGCCGATCACCATCGAGATCAACTCCTCGCCCTGGTACGCCGGCTTCGAGGCGGTGGTGGGCCGGTACGAGAAGGAAACCGGCAACAAGGTCACCCTCGATGTGACGCCCTATAACGGCATGTTGGAGAAGGCGCGGAACGCGGTCCGGGGCAGCACCAGCCCCTATGATCTGGTCAATCTCGACACCCAATGGACGATCGAGTTCTACGAGGGCGGCTTCCTCAAGCCGCTCACCGAGATCGAGCCCGGTTATGCTCTGCCGCCGGAGGTGCTGACCTGCGGCAACTCGCATTACTGGAATCCGCAGAAGCGCTTCCGCACGCCAAATGGCGGCCAGCTCATGGCGGTGGTGCCGAATTGCAATACCCATGTCCTGGTCTACCGCAAGGACCTGTTCGACCAGGCGGGCTTGGCGGCACCGAAGACCTATGACGATCTCTTCGCCGCCTGCCGGAAGCTGCAGAAGAAGCCGGACCTCTACGGCTTCATCACCCGCGGCGAGCGCGGCAACGGCATCCGCTTCGACTGGATGCCGTTCATGCTGGGTTACGGCGCCGAGATCGTGGCAGACGCGGAGAACGGCGACTACACGGTCACCGTGAACAGCCCGAAGGCGCTGCAGGCGCTCGACACCTTCAAGAAGCTGATGGTGGAGTGCGGCCCGGCCAATTACGCTTCGATCGGCCAGGCCGACATGATCCAGTTGATGGCGAGCGGCAAGGCCTTGACCATGCAGTCCGTCATCGCCGCCTGGTCGAACCTCGAGGATCCGACCAAGTCCGCCATTGTCGGCAAGGCGGCGGCCGCCGTCGACCCGGCGCCGGTGGGTGGCAAGCCCGGCGTCGTCATCGGCAACTGGAATCTGGCGGTACCGAAGAATGTCCCGGCCGACCGGCAGAAGGCGGCGATGACGTTCCTTAAGTGGTTCGTCGGCAAGGAGGCGCAGCGCGCCTATGCCGAGGCCGGCGCCATCCCGGTCCGCGCCGACGTGCTCGCCTCCGACCTGGCGCAGAATCCCAAATACCGCTGGATGGCCGCCTATAACGAAGGCATGAAAACCGCCCAGCAGGTGCTGGGCTATGCCGAGGGTGCGGAGGTCGAGCAGGTGCTGGGCCTGCGCCTCAATCAGGCGCTCATCGGCGAGCTTACCCCCGCTGCCGCGCTCAACAACGCCGCCAAGGAGATCAGCGCCATCTTCACGCGCACCGGACGCAAGACGGGGATGCTGGCGCCGCTCTCCGAGTGA
- a CDS encoding sulfatase, with translation MRAVFVLFDSLNRTAMSCYSKTHVHTPNFARFAERAVTFDSHFVGSLPCMPARRDLHTGRLNFLHRSWGPLEPFDNSFPEMLREARIHSHLVTDHMHYFEDGGATYHGRFRTWDFVRGQEYDPWKAMVQPPVERFREKYNAKHYDFAASWKRLQHAINREYMVEEKDFCLPRCFDGAFEFLDLNRGADDWFLHLECFDPHEPFHAPDRFKDRYRTGWNGGVLDWPHYEKVTDSAEEIAEIRANYAALMTACDHYFGRLLDYFDAHDLWKDTALILSTDHGFLLAEHDWWGKNLMPYYTEISHIPLMIHHPGAAAHAGGRRRSLTQTMDLMPTFLDIFGIEAPAETRGRSLLPLLTQDQETRAVGIFGMFGGPIGATDGRYTYYLYPGDLYAPGLHEYTLMPTHLHTLFSAAEMRTAILREPFDFTKGMPILRVDALKDSRRIPMHDGKLFDPGVGTTLYDIQTDPKQLRPFRDPAIERRILAGIAAAMRAHDAPVEMFARYGVELELAA, from the coding sequence ATGCGGGCCGTTTTCGTGCTGTTCGATTCGCTGAATCGGACGGCGATGAGCTGCTACAGCAAGACCCACGTTCATACGCCGAATTTCGCGCGCTTTGCCGAACGGGCGGTCACCTTCGACAGCCATTTCGTCGGCAGCTTGCCCTGCATGCCGGCGCGCCGCGATCTCCATACCGGACGGCTCAACTTCCTGCATCGCAGCTGGGGGCCCCTGGAGCCGTTCGACAATTCCTTCCCCGAGATGCTGCGCGAGGCGCGAATCCATTCGCACCTGGTCACCGACCACATGCACTACTTCGAGGATGGCGGTGCTACCTATCACGGGCGGTTCCGGACCTGGGATTTCGTGCGCGGCCAGGAATACGACCCATGGAAGGCGATGGTGCAGCCGCCCGTCGAGCGCTTCCGCGAGAAATACAACGCCAAGCACTACGATTTCGCGGCGAGCTGGAAGCGGCTCCAGCACGCGATCAATCGCGAATACATGGTCGAGGAAAAGGACTTTTGCCTGCCGCGCTGCTTCGACGGCGCCTTCGAGTTCCTCGACCTCAACCGCGGCGCGGACGATTGGTTCCTGCATCTGGAGTGCTTCGACCCGCATGAGCCGTTCCATGCGCCCGACCGCTTCAAGGACCGCTACCGCACCGGATGGAATGGCGGCGTGCTCGACTGGCCGCATTACGAGAAGGTGACCGACAGCGCCGAGGAGATCGCCGAGATCCGCGCCAACTACGCCGCTCTCATGACCGCGTGCGACCATTATTTCGGCCGCCTGCTCGACTATTTCGACGCGCATGATTTGTGGAAGGATACGGCGCTCATCCTGTCCACGGACCACGGCTTCCTCTTGGCCGAGCACGATTGGTGGGGCAAGAACCTGATGCCCTACTACACCGAGATCTCCCACATTCCGTTGATGATCCACCATCCCGGCGCGGCCGCTCACGCGGGCGGTCGGCGGCGGTCGCTGACCCAGACCATGGATCTGATGCCGACGTTCCTCGACATCTTCGGGATCGAGGCGCCGGCGGAGACGCGCGGGCGCTCGCTTCTGCCGCTCTTGACGCAGGATCAAGAGACCCGCGCAGTCGGCATCTTCGGCATGTTCGGCGGACCGATCGGCGCCACCGACGGCCGCTACACCTACTACCTCTACCCCGGCGACCTCTATGCGCCGGGACTGCACGAATACACGCTGATGCCCACACACCTGCACACGCTCTTCAGCGCAGCGGAGATGCGCACGGCGATCTTGCGCGAGCCGTTCGATTTCACCAAGGGCATGCCGATCTTGCGCGTCGATGCGCTCAAGGATTCGCGCCGTATCCCGATGCATGACGGCAAGCTGTTCGATCCCGGCGTCGGCACGACCCTCTACGACATCCAGACCGATCCCAAGCAGCTCAGGCCGTTCCGTGACCCGGCGATCGAGCGCCGCATCCTCGCCGGCATCGCCGCGGCAATGCGCGCCCACGATGCGCCGGTGGAAATGTTCGCGCGCTACGGAGTCGAGCTCGAGCTGGCCGCATAG